One genomic window of Elaeis guineensis isolate ETL-2024a chromosome 2, EG11, whole genome shotgun sequence includes the following:
- the LOC105059460 gene encoding peroxisomal membrane protein 13-like, whose amino-acid sequence MGSNSPRPGDAPPPKPWERATTTSGPPAPFKPPSSGSTSDIVEASGTAKPGEAVPSTERSVLPNRNTIGRPLPSRPWQQNYGTSYGGYGSNINYNSGYGSGMYSSYGGFGGSGGLYGNNMYSGYGGLYGNSGMYPGSMYNSGFGGAMGGYGMGMGGPYGNPDPNNPYGPPSSPPGFWMSFIRVMQGVVNFFGRISILIDQNTQAFHMFMSALLQLFDRSGLLYGELARFVLRLLGIKTRSRKHPQLEPGRLPGPDGNGQHYIEGPKAATGSWDNVWGNDVKEAS is encoded by the exons GTGATGCTCCACCACCAAAACCCTGGGAACGGGCTACAACTACATCTGGACCTCCTGCACCTTTCAAGCCCCCATCTTCTGGCAGCACAAGCGACATTGTTGAAGCCTCTGGAACTGCAAAACCTGGAGAGGCGGTTCCAAGTACCGAGAGGAGTGTGTTGCCAAACAGAAACACTATTGGGAGGCCTCTACCTTCGAGACCTTGGCAGCAGAACTATGGAACTAGTTATGGAG GATATGGCTCAAATATAAATTACAATTCAGGCTATGGCTCTGGCATGTACAGCTCATATGGAGGATTTGGTGGATCCGGTGGGCTTTACGGTAATAACATGTACTCAGGATATGGAGGGTTATATGGAAATTCCGGAATGTATCCAGGAAGCATGTATAACAGTGGGTTTGGGGGGGCCATGGGTGGCTATGGGATGGGCATGGGTGGTCCTTATGGTAACCCAGATCCAAATAATCCATATGGCCCTCCTTCTTCCCCACCAGGCTTTTGGATGTCCTTCATCCGAGTG ATGCAAGGTGTTGTTAATTTCTTTGGCCGAATCTCAATCCTCATTGATCAAAACACACAGGCCTTTCACATGTTCATGTCAGCTCTCCTGCAG CTCTTTGATCGTTCTGGTTTACTATACGGTGAACTTGCGAGGTTTGTTTTGAGGTTACTAGGGATCAAAACAAGGAGCAGGAAACACCCTCAACTGGAACCTGGTAGACTTCCCGGTCCGGATGGGAATGGGCAGCACTACATTGAGGGCCCGAAAGCTGCCACTGGGTCTTGGGACAATGTTTGGGGAAATGATGTTAAGGAAGCCAGTTAA